One part of the Georgfuchsia toluolica genome encodes these proteins:
- the argJ gene encoding bifunctional glutamate N-acetyltransferase/amino-acid acetyltransferase ArgJ, translating into MPVNYTTPSPDQLHPVAGVRLGVTEAGIRKKDRKDLTLIALDAGANVAGVFTQNRFCAAPVTLCRERLAQASDMRALVINTGIANAGTGQPGMDAALATCAAVAETLGVAARQVLPFSTGVILELLPAERVIAGLDACQADLRADGWHNAAHAIMTTDTVAKAASRRIDIGGKTVTVTGMSKGAGMIRPNMATMLGFVATDAGIAASLLRQLVKDAADASFNCITVDGDTSTNDSFILIASGKSGLYIDAESAPEWPVLREAIIAVAIELAQAIVRDGEGATKFITVAVEGGKDKEECRKVAYAIGHSPLVKTAFFASDPNLGRIQAAVGYAGIDDLDVARTRIWLDDILVSENGGRAASYREEDGVRVMRQAEITVRVDLARGNAGATVWTCDLSYDYVKINADYRT; encoded by the coding sequence ACACTGATTGCGCTCGACGCCGGTGCCAACGTCGCCGGCGTGTTCACCCAAAATCGTTTCTGCGCCGCGCCGGTGACGCTCTGCCGTGAACGTCTCGCGCAAGCCAGCGACATGCGCGCGCTGGTGATCAACACCGGCATCGCCAATGCCGGCACCGGCCAGCCCGGTATGGATGCCGCGCTGGCGACCTGTGCGGCCGTAGCGGAGACATTGGGCGTCGCAGCGCGCCAGGTGCTGCCTTTCTCCACCGGCGTGATTCTCGAACTGCTGCCGGCCGAACGCGTCATCGCCGGACTCGACGCCTGCCAGGCCGATTTGCGCGCCGATGGCTGGCACAACGCGGCGCACGCCATCATGACCACCGACACGGTGGCCAAGGCCGCCTCGCGCCGCATCGATATCGGCGGCAAAACCGTTACCGTCACCGGCATGTCCAAGGGCGCGGGCATGATCCGCCCCAACATGGCGACCATGCTCGGCTTCGTCGCCACCGATGCCGGTATCGCCGCGTCGCTGCTGCGGCAACTGGTGAAGGACGCCGCCGACGCGTCATTCAATTGCATCACCGTCGACGGCGATACCTCGACCAATGACTCTTTCATACTCATCGCCAGCGGCAAGAGCGGCCTGTACATCGACGCCGAGTCCGCGCCGGAATGGCCGGTACTGCGCGAAGCCATCATCGCCGTCGCCATCGAACTGGCGCAGGCCATCGTGCGCGACGGCGAAGGCGCCACCAAGTTCATCACCGTCGCCGTCGAAGGCGGCAAGGATAAAGAAGAGTGCCGCAAGGTGGCCTATGCCATCGGCCATTCGCCGCTGGTGAAGACCGCCTTCTTCGCCTCCGACCCCAACCTCGGCCGCATCCAGGCTGCCGTCGGCTATGCCGGCATCGACGATCTCGACGTGGCACGGACACGCATCTGGCTCGATGACATCCTGGTATCGGAGAACGGCGGCCGCGCCGCAAGCTATCGGGAAGAGGATGGCGTGCGTGTGATGCGGCAGGCCGAGATCACGGTGCGCGTCGATCTCGCCCGCGGCAATGCCGGGGCCACGGTGTGGACCTGCGACCTCTCTTACGATTACGTGAAAATCAATGCCGATTACCGGACTTGA
- a CDS encoding MBL fold metallo-hydrolase, which yields MQTTTHEIADRIYRLSTCVPEVAPGGFTFNQFLVDADDPLLFHTGPRRMFPLVSQAIARIVPLERLRWIAFGHVESDECGAMNEFLAVAPRAQVAHGATGCMVSLDDLCDRPPRKLADGETIDLGGKLVRHIDTPHVPHNWEARVLFEETTKTLFCGDLFTHTGDGPPITDADIVEPALAAEELFHATALSPLTAKTIRRLATLEPQMLALMHGSSTRNRCSESLLRLADAYDVLTRQS from the coding sequence ATGCAAACCACCACTCATGAGATAGCCGACCGCATCTACCGTCTCTCAACGTGCGTTCCGGAGGTGGCCCCGGGCGGTTTCACATTCAATCAGTTCCTCGTGGACGCTGACGATCCCCTTCTCTTCCATACGGGTCCGCGACGGATGTTTCCGCTGGTTTCGCAGGCGATTGCCCGCATTGTTCCCCTTGAGCGGCTGCGCTGGATCGCCTTCGGACACGTGGAATCCGATGAGTGCGGAGCGATGAACGAATTCCTGGCCGTTGCGCCCCGCGCCCAGGTGGCACATGGTGCGACAGGTTGCATGGTTTCACTCGACGACCTATGCGATCGTCCCCCACGCAAGCTGGCTGACGGTGAGACCATCGATCTCGGCGGAAAGCTTGTTCGGCACATTGACACGCCACACGTTCCACACAACTGGGAAGCGCGAGTTCTTTTCGAGGAAACCACCAAGACACTCTTTTGCGGCGACCTCTTCACGCATACAGGCGACGGACCGCCAATAACTGATGCTGACATCGTTGAGCCCGCACTTGCGGCAGAAGAGCTTTTTCATGCCACGGCGCTCTCACCCCTCACCGCGAAGACGATCCGCCGTCTCGCAACACTCGAACCGCAGATGCTTGCGCTCATGCACGGCTCATCAACGCGGAACCGTTGCAGCGAATCCCTGCTGCGACTCGCCGATGCTTACGACGTGCTGACCCGGCAAAGCTGA
- a CDS encoding THUMP domain-containing class I SAM-dependent RNA methyltransferase, giving the protein MSQQYFSPCPRGLEPLLAEDVVAAGGGNVRTTPGGVLYLGGIETRYRVNLESRIATRVLWQVAHGPYAREDDIYRLAREVNWPRLFTAERTLRVYVTSIRSALKSLEFITLRTKDAVCDRFRDDTGRRPSINTRNPDVRIHLFVTATEATLYLDTSGEALYQRGHKIARIEAPLKENLAAGILRLAGWKPGTPLLDPMCGSGTFLLEAAQMSLGDAPGLSREAGEFGFERLLDFDAALWRRLTVEAAQKRQSPAKLPIWGSDITQDAVARSRQNLAHAGIDDLVEVTQCDLLERNAPAAGGMLIANPPYGERLSDQEQMAAFYPRLGDALKRNFAGWDCWFLSADTRLPKLIGLAPKRKTPLFNGALECRLYYFPIVAGSNRPKAPA; this is encoded by the coding sequence TTGAGTCAACAGTATTTTTCGCCGTGCCCACGCGGACTGGAGCCGCTGCTGGCAGAAGATGTCGTTGCCGCCGGCGGCGGCAACGTCAGGACAACGCCGGGTGGCGTGCTCTACTTGGGCGGGATCGAGACCCGCTATCGCGTCAATCTCGAATCACGCATCGCTACGCGCGTGCTGTGGCAGGTCGCGCACGGGCCCTATGCGCGCGAAGACGACATCTACCGCCTTGCGCGCGAGGTGAACTGGCCGCGCTTGTTTACGGCCGAGCGCACCCTTCGCGTTTATGTCACCTCGATCAGGTCGGCGCTGAAAAGCCTGGAATTCATCACCCTGCGCACCAAGGATGCGGTGTGCGACCGCTTCCGCGACGACACCGGGCGACGGCCGAGCATCAACACGCGCAACCCGGACGTTCGCATTCATCTCTTCGTCACCGCCACCGAGGCGACCTTGTATCTCGACACCTCGGGCGAGGCGCTCTACCAGCGCGGCCACAAGATCGCGCGCATCGAGGCGCCGCTCAAGGAAAATCTCGCCGCCGGCATCCTGCGCCTGGCCGGCTGGAAGCCCGGCACGCCGCTGCTCGACCCGATGTGCGGCAGCGGCACCTTCCTGCTTGAAGCGGCGCAGATGAGTCTTGGCGATGCGCCGGGCCTGTCGCGCGAAGCGGGTGAGTTCGGTTTCGAGCGCCTGCTCGATTTCGATGCCGCGCTGTGGCGGCGGCTGACCGTCGAAGCCGCGCAGAAACGGCAGTCGCCCGCCAAACTGCCGATCTGGGGCAGTGATATCACGCAAGACGCCGTGGCCCGCTCGCGCCAGAACCTCGCCCATGCCGGCATCGACGACCTGGTCGAGGTGACGCAATGCGATCTGCTCGAACGCAACGCGCCTGCGGCCGGTGGCATGCTGATTGCCAACCCACCCTATGGCGAACGCTTAAGCGATCAGGAACAGATGGCGGCCTTCTATCCGCGCCTCGGCGATGCGCTGAAACGAAACTTTGCCGGCTGGGACTGCTGGTTCCTCTCCGCCGACACGCGGCTGCCGAAACTCATCGGCCTCGCACCGAAGCGCAAGACCCCGCTCTTCAACGGCGCGCTCGAATGCCGGCTCTACTATTTCCCCATCGTCGCGGGCAGCAACCGGCCGAAAGCGCCGGCGTAA
- a CDS encoding SDR family oxidoreductase: MRRLLIIGCGDVMRHALPRLTRHWRVYALVRQRDPMLAALGITQLLGDLDHAPTLRRLRGIAQAVIHSAPPPDSGDIDARTRRLIAALQAGGSLLQRLVYISTTGVYGDCGGARIDETRTLAPLTARARRRVDAETRLRRFGIGSDCRVSILRAPGIYAAERLPLERLRQGLPLFAERDDVFTNHVHGDDLAAACSAALRHGRPNRVYNICDDSTIRMGDWYDQLADAFALPRAPRLPRAEAEQVLPPLQLSFMRESRRIGNERMKRELKLRLRYPTIDDGIRAAARPS; this comes from the coding sequence ATGCGACGACTGTTAATCATAGGCTGCGGCGATGTAATGCGGCACGCCCTGCCGCGGCTGACCCGGCATTGGCGCGTCTATGCGCTGGTGCGGCAGCGCGACCCGATGCTGGCTGCGCTCGGGATCACCCAACTGCTTGGTGATCTGGATCATGCGCCTACCTTGCGGCGGCTGCGTGGCATTGCCCAGGCAGTGATTCACAGTGCGCCACCACCGGACAGTGGCGATATCGATGCGCGCACCCGGCGCCTGATTGCTGCACTGCAAGCCGGGGGCAGTCTACTACAGCGACTGGTGTACATCAGCACCACGGGCGTCTATGGCGACTGTGGCGGCGCCCGCATCGACGAGACGCGAACGCTGGCGCCGCTCACCGCGCGTGCCCGGCGGCGCGTGGATGCCGAGACCCGATTGCGGCGTTTCGGGATCGGCAGCGACTGCCGGGTGTCGATTCTGCGCGCCCCCGGCATCTACGCCGCCGAGCGCCTGCCGCTCGAGCGGCTGCGCCAGGGATTGCCCCTGTTCGCGGAACGCGACGATGTATTTACCAATCATGTTCATGGCGACGACCTTGCCGCCGCCTGCAGCGCCGCGCTGCGTCACGGCCGACCCAACCGCGTGTACAACATCTGCGACGATTCCACGATTCGTATGGGCGACTGGTACGACCAGCTTGCCGACGCTTTTGCGCTGCCGCGTGCACCGCGCCTGCCGCGTGCAGAAGCGGAGCAAGTGCTGCCGCCGCTGCAGCTATCCTTCATGCGCGAATCGCGGCGCATCGGCAACGAGCGCATGAAGCGGGAACTGAAACTGCGGCTGCGTTATCCCACCATCGATGACGGCATTCGTGCCGCAGCGAGGCCATCTTGA